One Microcebus murinus isolate Inina chromosome 10, M.murinus_Inina_mat1.0, whole genome shotgun sequence DNA segment encodes these proteins:
- the YARS2 gene encoding tyrosine--tRNA ligase, mitochondrial encodes MAAPMLRLFSRGCWSSAPTSSGVLPLVVRKAHSGAQGLLAAQKARGLFKDFFPERGTKIELPELFVRGTAGNFPQTIYCGFDPTADSLHVGHLLALLGLFHFQRAGHNVIALVGSATARLGDPSGRTKEREALDAERVRANARALHGGLETLAANHQQLFNDGRPWGSFTVLDNSAWYHKQHLVNFLASVGGHFRMGTLLSRLSVQARLKSPEGMSLTEFFYQVLQAYDFYHLFQHYGCRVQLGGSDQLGNIMSGYEFIHKLTGEDVFGITVPLITSTTGAKLGKSAGNAVWLNRDKTSPFELYQFFLRQHDDSVERYLKLFTFLPIPEIDHIMQLHLKEPEKRGPQKRLAAEVTKLVHGREGLDSAKRCTQALYHSSIDALEVMSDQELKELFKEASFSELVLDPGTSVLDTCRKANAIPDGPRGYRMITEGGVSINHRQVTNPESVLVVGQHILKNGLSLLKIGKRNFYIIKWLQL; translated from the exons ATGGCGGCGCCCATGTTGCGGCTTTTTTCTAGGGGCTGTTGGTCTAGTGCCCCAACCTCATCAGGAGTCTTGCCCCTGGTGGTCCGTAAGGCTCACTCGGGTGCTCAGGGGTTACTGGCGGCGCAGAAGGCTCGGGGTCTGTTCAAGGATTTCTTCCCGGAGAGGGGTACGAAGATAGAGCTCCCAGAACTCTTCGTCCGTGGCACGGCGGGCAACTTTCCCCAAACCATTTACTGCGGCTTCGACCCCACAGCTGACTCGCTGCATGTGGGGCACCTGCTGGCGCTGCTGGGCCTGTTTCATTTCCAGCGAGCGGGCCACAACGTGATCGCGCTGGTGGGAAGCGCCACGGCGCGCCTGGGAGACCCGAGCGGCCGCACCAAGGAGCGCGAGGCGCTGGACGCGGAGCGCGTGCGAGCGAACGCGCGCGCCCTGCACGGAGGGCTCGAGACCCTGGCGGCTAATCACCAGCAGCTCTTCAATGATGGGCGTCCCTGGGGCAGCTTCACCGTGCTGGACAACTCAGCCTGGTACCACAAGCAGCACCTGGTGAACTTCCTGGCGTCAGTGGGCGGCCACTTCCGCATGGGCACGCTGCTGAGCCGGCTGAGCGTGCAGGCGCGGCTCAAGAGCCCCGAGGGCATGAGCTTGACCGAGTTCTTTTACCAGGTGCTCCAGGCCTATGACTTCTATCACCTGTTCCAACATTATGGATGCAGGGTCCAGCTGGGAGGATCTGATCAGTTGGGCAACATCATGTCCGGATATGAGTTCATCCACAA GTTGACTGGAGAAGATGTATTTGGAATCACTGTCCCTCTGATTACAAGTACAACTGGAGCAAAGCTGGGAAAGTCTGCTGGCAATGCTGTTTGGCTAAACAGAGATAAGACATCTCCATTTGAATTGTATCAATTCTTCCTCAGGCAGCATGATGATTCAGTGGAAAG GTACCTGAAGCTCTTCACTTTTCTGCCTATTCCGGAGATTGACCACATTATGCAACTGCACCTCAAAGAGCCAGAAAAGCGGGGTCCTCAGAAACGACTTGCTGCAGAAGTAACAAAGCTTGTTCATGGACGAGAAGGACTGGATTCTGCTAAAAG gtGTACACAGGCCCTTTACCATAGTAGCATAGATGCACTGGAGGTCATGTCTGATCAAGAGTTAAAAGAGCTGTTTAAAGAAGCTTCATTTTCTGAATTAGTTCTTGACCCTGGAACGAGCGTCCTAGATACATGCCGCAAAGCAAATGCCATTCCCGATGGTCCCCGAGG gTATCGAATGATAACAGAAGGTGGAGTCAGTATAAATCACAGACAAGTAACAAATCCTGAGAGTGTTTTAGTTGTTGGACAACATATTCTCAAGAATGGACTTTCTTTacttaaaataggaaaaaggaatttttacattataaaatggCTTCAGCTATGA